One region of Epilithonimonas zeae genomic DNA includes:
- a CDS encoding class I SAM-dependent methyltransferase, which yields MNAEDNYLEINRESWNTRTEAHINSDFYNLDAFLKGKNSLKDIELNLLGDLTGKSVLHLQCHFGQDSISLSRLGADVIGVDLSDVAIDRARELAKQSNVSTTFICSDVYDLPNHLDREFDIVFTSYGTIGWLPDLNRWAKIISKFLKPGGTFVFVEFHPVVWMFDSAFKKIEYRYFNSGAIIETEKGTYADKDAEFEVKSIGWNHGLAEVIGSLMQNGLEINSIEEFDYSPYNNFNNSIEFGPGKFRIAHLGDKIPMVYALTALKRHLVDKEQ from the coding sequence ATGAATGCAGAAGACAATTATTTGGAAATAAACAGGGAATCTTGGAATACCAGAACAGAAGCACATATCAATTCTGACTTTTATAATCTGGATGCCTTTTTGAAGGGGAAAAATTCATTAAAAGATATAGAACTTAATTTACTTGGAGATTTGACAGGAAAATCCGTATTGCATTTACAGTGCCATTTTGGACAGGACAGTATCTCTTTAAGTCGCCTGGGAGCGGATGTGATCGGCGTTGACCTTTCGGATGTAGCAATAGATCGTGCACGGGAACTGGCAAAACAGAGTAATGTTTCAACAACTTTTATCTGCAGCGATGTTTATGATCTGCCCAATCATCTGGATCGCGAGTTTGATATTGTCTTTACAAGTTATGGGACCATCGGCTGGCTTCCGGATCTGAATCGGTGGGCAAAGATCATTTCGAAATTCCTGAAACCCGGCGGTACTTTTGTTTTTGTAGAATTTCATCCGGTTGTCTGGATGTTTGATTCGGCGTTTAAAAAGATTGAATACAGATATTTTAATTCCGGAGCCATTATAGAAACCGAAAAAGGAACTTATGCAGATAAGGATGCGGAATTTGAAGTCAAATCAATTGGCTGGAACCATGGCCTAGCTGAAGTGATAGGTAGTTTGATGCAAAATGGTTTAGAAATAAATTCCATTGAAGAATTTGATTATTCACCATACAATAATTTCAATAATTCAATTGAATTTGGACCCGGTAAGTTCAGAATTGCTCATCTGGGAGACAAAATCCCTATGGTGTATGCATTGACAGCCTTAAAAAGACATCTTGTGGATAAGGAACAATAA
- a CDS encoding VOC family protein has protein sequence MIEGLYETHIQVSNLENAVQFYTQILGLQLAHYDDTRPIAFLWIGENKKAMLGLWEQEGNLHKRHFAFSCSKDFILNNANTFLDKNGLRAYNFLKNGSNEPMVFAWMPALALYFDDPDGNQLEFIHILNGKSQPELGVLSYEEWQKINSPH, from the coding sequence ATGATTGAAGGATTATATGAGACACACATTCAAGTAAGCAACTTGGAAAATGCAGTTCAGTTTTATACTCAAATATTGGGTCTGCAGCTTGCACACTATGATGACACCAGACCAATTGCGTTTCTTTGGATCGGAGAAAATAAAAAGGCAATGCTCGGACTTTGGGAACAAGAAGGTAATCTCCATAAAAGACATTTTGCATTCAGCTGTTCCAAAGATTTTATTTTAAATAACGCAAATACTTTTTTAGATAAAAACGGATTAAGGGCGTATAATTTTCTCAAAAATGGCAGCAATGAACCAATGGTTTTTGCCTGGATGCCTGCACTTGCTCTTTATTTTGACGATCCGGACGGAAATCAGCTGGAATTTATCCATATTCTGAACGGTAAAAGTCAGCCAGAGCTTGGCGTACTCAGCTACGAGGAATGGCAAAAAATCAATTCACCTCATTAG